The proteins below come from a single Miscanthus floridulus cultivar M001 chromosome 1, ASM1932011v1, whole genome shotgun sequence genomic window:
- the LOC136466050 gene encoding uncharacterized protein yields MVLMDGGSGLNILYINTLDAMRIPRSELCPVLTFEMVDFPGSYHAILGRPCCAKFMAIPNYTYLKLKMSGPNIIITVGSTFSHAYMCDREHYELTTAIINSAELPRLGESSTLAVSDCNKPTSSTTFHPLKETRAVGIDPTDPTKMVQIETQLLAK; encoded by the exons atggtgctgatggacggaggcagcggcctcaacatcctctacatcaacaccctcgacgccatgcgcatcccccggtcggagctcTGCCCA gtcctcacctttgagatggtggacttcccagggtcctaccatgccatcttgggacgGCCATGCTGTGCCAAGtttatggcgatccccaactacacctacctcaagttgaagatgtcaggaccaaacatcatcatcactgtgggtagcaccttttcacacgcctacatgtgcgaccgcgagcattacgagctcaccacCGCTATCATCAACTCAGCCGAGCTCCCTCGACTCGGAGAATCATCGACCCTAGCAGTCtcggactgcaacaagccaacctcctcgactaccTTCCACCCACTCAAGGAGACTagggcggtggggatcgaccccaccgacccaaccaagatggtgcagattgagacccagctcctggccaaatag